A single window of Cottoperca gobio chromosome 9, fCotGob3.1, whole genome shotgun sequence DNA harbors:
- the gins4 gene encoding DNA replication complex GINS protein SLD5, which translates to MMDALSDDGSDVNQDDTQEDVMTPAELIAKLEEAWLNEKFSPELQENKSEVVECVMEQLSHMEENLQRVKKGDAKASIHRMEIDRIRFVLSSYLRSRLQKIEKFFPHILEREKSRGEGAPSLLSPEEFAFAKEYYANTETYLKAVALKRMPPNLQTVDMLKAVPEPCLDSFVFLRVKERQENILVEPEADDQREYVVDLEEGSQHLMRYRTIAPLVSSGAVQLI; encoded by the exons ATGATGGACGCTTTGTCTGATGACGGCAGCGACGTCAACCAAGATGACACTCAGGAAGATGTTATGACCCCGGCAGAGCTGATAGCCAAACTGGAAGAA GCTTGGCTGAATGAGAAGTTCTCCCCGGAGCTGCAGGAGAACAAATCAGAGGTGGTGGAGTGTGTGATGGAGCAGCTGAGTCACATG GAGGAAAACCTGCAGCGTGTGAAGAAAGGTGACGCGAAGGCCAGCATCCATCGCATGGAAATAGACCGGATTCGCTTTGTGCTCAGCAGCTACCTGCGCTCCCGTCTGCAGAAG ATTGAAAAGTTTTTCCCGCATatcctggagagagagaagtctCGAGGGGAGGGAGCTCCGTCACTGCTTTCACCCGAGGAGTTTGCCTTTGCCAAAGA GTACTATGCCAACACAGAAACCTACCTGAAGGCTGTAGCGCTGAAGCGCATGCCACCCAACCTGCAGACCGTGGACATGCTCAAAGCAG TGCCTGAGCCATGCCTGGACTCCTTTGTGTTCCTACGAGTGAAGGAGAGACAGGAAAACATCTTGGTCGAGCCTGAAGCAGATGATCAGAG aGAGTATGTTGTAGACCTTGAAGAGGGCTCTCAACATCTAATGCGGTATCGAACGATAGCCCCGCTTGTTTCAAGTGGAGCTGTGCAATTAATTTGA
- the ppp1r3c2b gene encoding protein phosphatase 1 regulatory subunit 3C-B-like, with translation MFPSLNTSMEMSSTTVRPVVGLSSMAQSAGLAEIAVLLCLNQSKQLCPHVWVPILKPQRPCIRPQVSDQLSSDIMSQSCLNHLYPFSLDDDDDDDDFLFPIKNKRVIFADSRGMSLTAVRVFSDEEEQSDLDLLPSLQGLGSMTEDGYCRTVSTCCPGTRLKLGFPQPSADFQAFRAKLAESIVVLENCSVTEQALRGTVRVRNISLQKEVRIRITFDSWQSYRDVPCTYLQKRFGGPQTDIFEFDIGIPKVLDAKRRIEFCLSYLPGGQSKLFWDNNNGQNYSIAVCVSSHLCRGKNLSERA, from the exons ATGTTCCCGTCACTAAACACCAGTATGGAGATGTCCAGTACAAC TGTCCGGCCGGTGGTCGGCCTCAGCTCGATGGCCCAGTCAGCTGGACTTGCTGAGATTGCAGTCCTGCTGTGCTTGAACCAAAGTAAACAACTGTGTCCTCATGTTTGGGTTCCTATCCTGAAGCCCCAGCGCCCTTGCATCCGTCCTCAAGTTTCAGATCAGCTTTCATCAGACATCATGAGCCAATCCTGTCTGAACCACCTTTACCCATTTTCCTtggatgatgacgatgatgacgatgatTTTTTGTTCCCAATCAAGAACAAACGTGTGATTTTCGCTGACTCGCGGGGAATGTCTTTAACAGCAGTGCGAGTGTTTTCTGACGAAGAGGAGCAATCTGACCTCGACCTACTGCCGTCGCTGCAGGGTTTGGGGAGCATGACCGAGGATGGCTACTGCCGCACCGTCAGCACCTGCTGCCCAGGAACGCGACTCAAACTGGGCTTCCCGCAGCCTTCTGCAGATTTCCAGGCCTTTCGTGCTAAACTGGCAGAGAGCATTGTTGTCCTGGAGAACTGCAGCGTTACTGAACAGGCCCTCCGTGGTACCGTGCGAGTCAGGAACATCAGCCTGCAGAAGGAAGTACGTATACGCATCACCTTTGACTCGTGGCAGAGCTACAGAGATGTGCCCTGCACATACCTGCAGAAACGCTTCGGAGGGCCTCAGACGGACATCTTTGAATTTGACATTGGCATTCCCAAAGTGCTGGATGCCAAACGGAGGATAGAATTCTGTTTAAGTTATTTGCCAGGAGGGCAGAGCAAGCTTTTTTGGGACAATAACAACGGACAGAATTACAGCATTGCTGTGTGCGTCAGCTCACATCTCTGTCGCGGGAAGAATCTAAGTGAAAGGGCGTGA